A region from the Paludicola sp. MB14-C6 genome encodes:
- the trxA gene encoding thioredoxin gives MSVLTITKENFEQEVLNSDKPVLLDFWASWCGPCKMLSPVVDEIAGEVTDDVKVGKVNVDEEPELASAFRVMSIPMLAFIKDGKVVDTSIGAKPKSAIIDMMNL, from the coding sequence ATGAGCGTATTAACAATTACAAAAGAAAACTTTGAACAAGAAGTACTTAATTCTGATAAACCGGTATTACTAGACTTTTGGGCTAGCTGGTGTGGACCATGTAAAATGCTCTCCCCGGTTGTAGATGAAATTGCAGGCGAAGTAACAGATGACGTTAAAGTTGGCAAAGTTAATGTTGACGAAGAGCCTGAGCTTGCATCTGCTTTTCGAGTAATGAGTATACCGATGCTAGCTTTTATTAAAGATGGTAAAGTGGTTGATACATCAATCGGAGCAAAACCAAAAAGTGCTATTATCGATATGATGAACCTTTAA
- a CDS encoding GNAT family N-acetyltransferase encodes MQTDRLNIRQATIEDFNDYIEMRNSEYVLQYNAMKKLTDEQAMKNLKEYSNSENAFLLHLRENNKVIGAVFFEEDALRYGVNSICLAYFLNEKYASNDYMTEALSCILEFLFEIKKVDVVSARVFAENEASKALLQKLGFIKEGCIRKCVKGYRDIIFDDFIFSILKEEYLK; translated from the coding sequence ATGCAAACTGACAGATTAAACATTCGGCAAGCAACTATTGAAGATTTCAATGATTATATAGAAATGCGCAATAGCGAATATGTATTACAATATAATGCTATGAAAAAATTAACTGACGAACAAGCTATGAAGAATTTGAAAGAGTATTCGAATTCCGAAAATGCCTTTTTATTGCATTTACGAGAGAACAATAAGGTGATTGGAGCGGTATTTTTCGAAGAAGATGCATTAAGATATGGAGTAAATTCCATTTGTCTTGCTTATTTTTTAAATGAAAAATATGCATCCAACGACTATATGACAGAAGCCTTAAGCTGTATTCTTGAATTTTTATTTGAAATAAAAAAAGTAGATGTAGTTTCGGCTCGTGTGTTTGCAGAAAATGAGGCATCAAAAGCATTACTGCAAAAGCTCGGATTTATAAAGGAAGGTTGCATTCGAAAATGTGTCAAAGGGTATCGTGATATTATATTCGATGATTTCATTTTTTCTATATTAAAAGAAGAGTATTTAAAATAA